The following coding sequences lie in one Synechococcus sp. PCC 7336 genomic window:
- a CDS encoding WD40 repeat domain-containing protein, protein MQATERKNPFPGLRPFQLGEEYLFFGREGQADELLARLQQHRFVAVVGPSGGGKSSLVRAGLLPAVYSGFLQGAGSDWRVAIVRPGGAPIRNLAVGLNQPEVLGGEGEDAHLQALFVETTLRRGRLGLVEVARQARMERHENLLVVADQFEELFRFGQSGTCRGTDDEAAAFVKLLLGAVRQREVPIYVVLTMRSDFLGDCARFAGLPEAINESQYLIPRMTRDQRRAAIEGPIGVAGGKIAPRLVQRLLNDVGDNPDQLPILQHALMRTWDDWQVQHEPDEPVDLRHYEAVGTMAAALSNHADDRYEQLTVRQQQIAKRLFQRLTERGPDGREIRRPTPLLEVAKVAGVSGDEVREVVNRFRGGNNSFLMPPAPEPLTDETVLDISHESLMRVWTRLKDWVEQEAESARDYLRLAETAARYRAGKAGLLRDPELAFALHWRRDERPNVAWANRYVEGFEEAISFLEESVEARERAVAEREQQAAERERIRIQQRRFRLVLRVAIAMAVLTGGAIWAAIFAFQQQRIAHRELNRALNTQMNAHALTTQNFLLASQTLEAKIEAIAAGKDLADLRGKLLPHIEMRVIAALNEAVYRPRERNRLVGHTGPVRSVAFSPDGETIASASEDNTVKLWSLEGEELITLQGHTGPIRSVAFSPDGETIASASEDNTVKLWSLEGEELATLLGHAGNVNSVTFSPDGETIASASDDRTVKLWSLEGNALLATLAGHDSPVTSVAFSPDGEAIASASDDRTAKLWSLEGNALATLAGHDSPVTSVAFSPDGQAIAAASSDDTVKLWSREGEELATLRGHDGDVWSVSFSPDRQTIATASGDNTVKLWSREGQPLGTLEGHRGPVYSVSFSPSGQTIASASDDNTVKLWGRESEQLDTLAGHRGPVLSVAFSPDGEAIASASYDGTAKLWSREGEELATLQGHEGDVFSVTFSPNGRTVASGSADGTVKLWSREGAELKTLQGHAGDVLSVSFSPDGEAIASGSGDHTVKLWSREGEELATLQGHEGAVASVSFSPNGQIVASGSADGTVKLWSREGEELETLQGHTGSVTSVSFSPDGQTIASTSGDTVKLWSLEGEELTALQGHNKVVESVSFSPDGQTIASGSADGTVKLWSLEGEELTTLQGHEGSIFSVSFSPDGETIASASYDRTVILWNFKLDDLIARGCHQIADYLQYNPNVSEDEKLLCEGVE, encoded by the coding sequence CAGAGCGGAAGAATCCTTTTCCCGGATTGCGGCCCTTCCAGTTGGGCGAAGAGTATTTGTTCTTTGGACGCGAAGGGCAGGCGGACGAGTTGCTGGCGCGGCTGCAGCAGCATCGCTTTGTGGCCGTGGTGGGGCCGTCGGGGGGTGGCAAGTCTTCGTTGGTGCGGGCGGGGTTGCTGCCAGCGGTATACAGCGGCTTTTTGCAGGGGGCGGGGTCGGATTGGCGGGTGGCGATCGTGCGGCCTGGGGGGGCCCCAATTCGGAATTTGGCAGTGGGGTTGAACCAACCGGAGGTGTTGGGCGGCGAGGGGGAGGATGCCCACCTGCAGGCGTTGTTTGTGGAGACGACGTTGAGACGCGGGAGGTTGGGGTTGGTGGAGGTGGCGCGGCAGGCGCGGATGGAGCGGCACGAGAATTTGCTGGTGGTGGCGGATCAGTTTGAGGAGTTGTTTCGGTTCGGGCAGAGTGGGACTTGTCGGGGGACAGACGATGAAGCGGCGGCGTTTGTGAAGTTGTTGTTGGGGGCGGTGCGGCAGCGGGAAGTGCCCATTTATGTGGTGCTGACGATGCGATCGGATTTTTTAGGGGATTGCGCTCGATTTGCGGGATTGCCGGAGGCGATTAACGAGAGTCAGTATTTGATTCCTCGCATGACGCGGGACCAGCGGCGAGCGGCGATTGAGGGGCCGATTGGGGTGGCGGGAGGCAAGATTGCGCCGAGGTTGGTGCAGCGGCTGCTGAATGATGTGGGAGATAACCCAGATCAACTGCCGATTTTGCAGCACGCGCTGATGCGCACCTGGGACGATTGGCAGGTCCAGCACGAGCCGGACGAACCGGTCGACCTGCGCCATTACGAGGCAGTAGGGACGATGGCTGCAGCGCTGTCGAACCATGCTGACGATCGATACGAGCAATTGACGGTACGGCAGCAACAGATTGCCAAGCGGTTGTTTCAGCGGTTGACGGAGCGGGGACCGGACGGGCGCGAGATTCGGCGACCGACGCCGTTGCTGGAGGTGGCAAAGGTGGCGGGGGTCAGTGGGGATGAGGTGCGAGAGGTGGTGAATCGGTTTCGAGGGGGAAACAACTCATTTCTGATGCCACCTGCACCGGAGCCGCTGACGGACGAGACAGTGTTGGATATTTCCCACGAGAGTTTGATGCGAGTTTGGACGCGGCTGAAGGATTGGGTGGAACAGGAGGCGGAGTCAGCGCGGGATTATTTGCGTCTGGCGGAAACAGCGGCTCGCTATCGGGCGGGGAAGGCAGGGCTGTTACGAGACCCGGAGTTGGCGTTTGCGTTGCATTGGCGGCGGGACGAGCGGCCCAATGTGGCTTGGGCAAATCGCTATGTTGAGGGGTTTGAGGAGGCCATTTCTTTTTTGGAGGAGAGTGTAGAGGCGAGAGAGCGGGCGGTTGCGGAGCGGGAGCAGCAGGCGGCGGAGCGAGAGAGGATTCGAATTCAACAACGCCGGTTCAGGCTAGTTTTGAGAGTTGCCATCGCAATGGCAGTGTTGACTGGGGGAGCGATTTGGGCAGCTATTTTTGCGTTTCAGCAGCAACGAATAGCCCATCGAGAACTCAATCGGGCACTCAACACTCAAATGAATGCTCATGCTTTGACTACACAGAACTTTCTGCTTGCAAGCCAAACACTTGAAGCGAAAATCGAAGCCATTGCTGCCGGAAAAGATTTGGCAGATTTGAGGGGCAAGTTATTACCGCATATTGAAATGCGGGTTATTGCCGCGCTGAATGAAGCAGTTTACAGGCCGAGAGAGCGCAACCGCCTTGTGGGCCACACAGGTCCTGTCAGGAGCGTTGCCTTCAGCCCGGACGGAGAGACGATCGCCTCCGCCAGCGAAGACAATACCGTCAAGCTGTGGAGTCTGGAGGGGGAGGAACTGATAACCCTGCAAGGCCACACAGGCCCTATCAGGAGCGTTGCCTTCAGCCCGGACGGAGAGACGATCGCCTCCGCCAGCGAAGACAATACCGTCAAGCTGTGGAGCCTGGAGGGGGAGGAACTGGCTACCCTTCTGGGCCACGCAGGCAATGTCAATAGCGTCACCTTTAGCCCGGACGGAGAGACGATCGCCTCCGCCAGTGACGATCGCACCGTCAAGCTATGGAGCCTAGAGGGCAATGCACTACTGGCCACACTGGCAGGCCATGACAGCCCCGTCACGAGTGTCGCCTTCAGCCCAGACGGAGAGGCGATCGCCTCCGCCAGTGACGATCGCACCGCCAAGCTATGGAGCCTGGAGGGCAATGCACTGGCCACACTGGCAGGCCATGACAGCCCCGTTACGAGTGTCGCCTTCAGCCCGGACGGACAGGCCATTGCTGCCGCTAGCAGTGACGATACCGTCAAGCTATGGAGTCGAGAGGGGGAGGAACTGGCCACCCTGCGAGGTCACGATGGCGATGTCTGGAGCGTCAGCTTCAGCCCGGACAGACAGACGATTGCCACCGCCAGTGGCGACAACACCGTTAAGCTGTGGAGCCGCGAAGGGCAGCCACTCGGCACCCTAGAGGGGCATCGCGGACCGGTCTATAGCGTCAGTTTCAGTCCGAGCGGACAGACGATCGCTTCTGCCAGTGATGACAATACCGTTAAGCTGTGGGGCCGCGAGAGCGAACAACTGGACACTCTGGCGGGACATCGCGGGCCTGTCTTGAGTGTCGCCTTCAGCCCAGACGGAGAGGCGATCGCCTCTGCCAGTTATGACGGAACTGCGAAGTTGTGGAGCCGCGAGGGGGAGGAATTGGCCACCTTGCAAGGCCATGAAGGGGATGTCTTTAGCGTCACCTTCAGCCCCAACGGACGAACCGTCGCCTCCGGCAGCGCTGACGGAACCGTGAAGTTATGGAGTCGCGAGGGGGCAGAGCTAAAAACCCTGCAGGGCCATGCAGGCGATGTCTTGAGTGTTAGCTTTAGCCCGGACGGAGAGGCGATCGCCTCCGGCAGTGGGGACCATACCGTCAAGCTGTGGAGCCGCGAGGGGGAGGAATTGGCTACCTTGCAAGGTCATGAAGGTGCTGTCGCGAGCGTTAGCTTCAGCCCGAACGGACAGATCGTCGCCTCCGGCAGTGCTGACGGAACCGTCAAGCTGTGGAGTCGCGAGGGGGAAGAACTCGAAACCCTACAAGGCCACACAGGCTCTGTTACGAGCGTCAGTTTTAGCCCAGACGGACAGACGATTGCCTCTACCAGTGGTGACACGGTCAAGTTGTGGAGCCTGGAGGGGGAAGAACTGACCGCCTTGCAAGGCCATAACAAAGTTGTCGAGAGCGTCAGTTTTAGTCCGGACGGACAGACGATTGCCTCTGGCAGCGCTGACGGAACTGTGAAGTTGTGGAGTCTAGAGGGGGAGGAACTAACGACTCTGCAAGGCCATGAAGGCTCTATCTTTAGCGTCAGTTTCAGCCCGGACGGAGAGACGATTGCCTCCGCCAGTTACGATCGGACAGTGATTTTGTGGAATTTTAAACTCGACGATCTCATTGCGAGAGGTTGCCACCAAATCGCCGATTACCTCCAGTACAATCCCAACGTCAGCGAGGACGAAAAACTATTGTGCGAAGGGGTTGAGTAA
- a CDS encoding histidine phosphatase family protein has protein sequence MPQTIWIARHGNRQDFADPDWHKTALRPHDPALSADGVVQAKELGQRLVGEGIDYIFASPFLRTIETAHHVAEALDLPIALEEGLSEFLNPDWFAQRPELLRMETLRQFYPRVDPTYRARVRAMFPETGEEALARAGQTAQVLATEFGEDILLIGHGASMLGAAWGLVGGRPEIQCHLCGLVKLVGQKRCWKLELNGDISHLSAAAEHLRFY, from the coding sequence ATGCCACAAACGATTTGGATTGCTCGCCACGGCAATCGCCAAGATTTTGCCGATCCCGATTGGCACAAAACAGCTTTGCGACCCCACGATCCGGCGCTATCTGCCGATGGGGTGGTGCAAGCGAAGGAATTGGGCCAGCGTTTAGTGGGAGAGGGCATCGATTATATTTTTGCCTCGCCATTTTTACGCACGATTGAAACGGCCCATCACGTGGCTGAGGCTCTAGATTTACCCATAGCCTTGGAGGAAGGACTGAGCGAGTTTCTCAATCCCGATTGGTTTGCGCAGCGACCGGAGCTGCTGAGGATGGAGACGCTACGGCAGTTTTATCCGAGGGTGGACCCTACATATCGAGCGCGGGTGCGGGCGATGTTTCCCGAGACGGGGGAGGAAGCTTTAGCGCGGGCAGGCCAGACAGCGCAGGTGCTGGCGACTGAGTTTGGGGAGGATATTTTACTGATCGGCCACGGGGCTTCGATGTTGGGGGCTGCTTGGGGATTGGTGGGGGGGCGGCCCGAGATTCAATGCCATCTCTGCGGTTTGGTAAAACTGGTGGGGCAAAAGCGGTGCTGGAAGCTGGAGTTGAATGGGGATATTTCTCACTTGAGTGCTGCGGCCGAGCACTTGCGGTTTTATTGA
- the pstC gene encoding phosphate ABC transporter permease subunit PstC, with amino-acid sequence MQAPSGSQTGLSIKQVLRRNAARDRRGKLIAIAMFLCAAFCVVITVGIVFILMETAVEFFNDELFETIGYLQKTTRQLAQDAGVSGADLSEILRKAVDTRDRTIERIADAIPNLSQEEFRATLEQNISSASGAERFWTRISTSFSRFFLDNRWTPLFASKRFGIWPLINGTVLVTVVAMLVATPLGLATAIYLGLYAPKRLATLLRPLVELLAGVPTVVYGYFALVYITPILRAIFPDTAIFNAASAGIMMGLMILPTVGSISLDAIVSVPRALHDGAYALGSTKMEVATTVVIPAAISGIAASIILGISRAVGETMIVTVAAGQQPILYSGDTALENLAIVTNPLQSIATMTAYIAQVSLGDAPQDSIEYRTLFAVGLVLFSITLAMNLISRTIASRIREEYD; translated from the coding sequence ATGCAAGCTCCTTCCGGTAGTCAGACTGGCTTATCCATCAAGCAAGTGCTCCGTCGCAATGCTGCACGAGATAGGCGCGGCAAACTCATCGCGATCGCGATGTTTTTGTGTGCTGCCTTTTGCGTGGTTATCACCGTCGGCATTGTCTTTATCCTGATGGAAACCGCCGTCGAGTTCTTTAACGACGAGCTGTTTGAGACCATCGGCTACTTGCAAAAAACCACTCGGCAACTGGCCCAAGACGCAGGCGTCAGCGGTGCCGACCTCTCCGAAATCCTGCGCAAGGCGGTCGATACCCGCGATCGCACCATCGAACGCATCGCCGATGCCATTCCCAACCTGTCACAAGAGGAATTTCGAGCGACGCTAGAGCAAAACATCTCCTCCGCCAGCGGTGCCGAACGATTCTGGACCCGCATTTCCACTTCGTTTTCTCGCTTCTTTCTAGACAATCGCTGGACCCCTTTATTTGCCAGCAAGCGCTTTGGCATCTGGCCTCTGATTAACGGTACGGTCTTGGTAACGGTGGTCGCCATGCTGGTGGCCACCCCCTTAGGATTGGCGACGGCCATTTACCTCGGGCTGTATGCCCCCAAGCGACTGGCGACGCTTCTGCGACCGCTGGTGGAGCTACTGGCAGGAGTTCCCACTGTCGTGTACGGCTACTTCGCCCTGGTTTATATCACGCCAATCTTGCGAGCAATTTTCCCCGACACTGCCATTTTTAATGCTGCCAGTGCCGGCATCATGATGGGGTTGATGATTTTGCCTACCGTCGGCTCCATCAGCCTAGATGCGATCGTCTCCGTACCCAGAGCCTTGCACGACGGTGCCTATGCCCTCGGGTCCACCAAGATGGAGGTGGCCACTACAGTGGTGATTCCGGCAGCTATTTCCGGCATCGCTGCTTCGATTATTTTGGGCATCTCGCGGGCGGTGGGAGAAACCATGATTGTGACCGTAGCAGCCGGTCAGCAACCCATTCTCTACAGCGGCGACACCGCGCTTGAAAACCTGGCTATTGTAACGAACCCCTTACAATCTATTGCCACCATGACGGCCTATATTGCTCAAGTCAGCTTGGGCGATGCCCCCCAAGACAGCATCGAATACCGCACCCTGTTTGCAGTCGGTCTCGTGTTGTTCTCCATTACTTTGGCCATGAACTTGATTAGCCGCACTATTGCCAGCCGAATTCGCGAGGAGTACGACTGA
- the pstA gene encoding phosphate ABC transporter permease PstA, with protein MTNPLEAMGGATAAEEQNLFAPNLQRRHLVGQLFALICAIGTLAGLVVLLILLSLTFVRAIPFLSFSFLTSYPSQVNPETAGVRSPLLGSIYILLYTILFSVPIGVGAAIYLEEYAPKNRLTQLLELNIANLAGVPSVVYGILGLGLFVRLLGLGRAIFAGALTMALVILPVIIVAAREAIRAVPRSLREASYGLGATKWQTVWTHVLPNAIPGILTGVIIAVSRAIGDSASLLVLGALTFITFDPNILEWFGLTSQFTVLPLQIFFWTGLPQDVFKELAAAGIIVLMILLLSLNALAIVIRSKYSQ; from the coding sequence GTGACCAATCCGTTAGAGGCCATGGGCGGGGCAACCGCTGCCGAAGAGCAAAATCTATTCGCTCCCAACCTACAGCGCCGCCATTTAGTCGGCCAACTGTTCGCGCTCATCTGTGCGATCGGCACCCTTGCGGGGCTAGTTGTGCTGTTAATCTTGCTGAGCTTGACCTTCGTCCGAGCAATTCCCTTTCTCAGTTTCAGCTTTCTCACCTCCTACCCTTCGCAGGTGAATCCCGAAACCGCTGGGGTTCGATCGCCGCTGCTCGGCAGTATTTACATCCTGCTCTACACCATTCTGTTTTCGGTCCCGATTGGGGTTGGGGCTGCCATCTACCTGGAAGAATACGCCCCCAAAAATCGATTGACGCAACTGCTGGAACTCAATATCGCCAACTTAGCAGGGGTTCCGTCAGTGGTTTACGGTATTTTGGGGCTCGGTCTGTTCGTCAGACTGCTGGGCTTGGGACGGGCGATCTTTGCGGGGGCTCTGACAATGGCCCTAGTGATTCTGCCGGTGATTATTGTGGCTGCTCGAGAGGCCATCCGGGCGGTACCCCGTTCGCTGCGAGAGGCTTCCTACGGATTGGGGGCCACCAAATGGCAAACCGTTTGGACCCACGTGTTGCCAAATGCCATACCCGGCATTTTGACCGGGGTGATTATTGCGGTTTCGCGGGCGATCGGAGACTCTGCATCGCTCTTAGTCCTCGGCGCCCTGACCTTCATCACCTTCGATCCCAATATCCTAGAGTGGTTTGGCCTCACTTCGCAGTTTACGGTGTTGCCCTTGCAAATCTTCTTCTGGACGGGCTTGCCCCAGGATGTGTTCAAGGAGTTAGCCGCTGCGGGCATTATCGTCTTGATGATTTTGCTGCTGTCCCTCAACGCCCTGGCGATCGTTATCCGCAGCAAATACAGTCAGTAG
- the pstB gene encoding phosphate ABC transporter ATP-binding protein PstB, giving the protein MMQSASQAPTEVKDTAVLEAQKVDVYYGDYLAVTDVNMSVPKNQVTALIGPSGCGKSTMLRCFNRMNDLVPSARVEGKVIYHGQNLYEEEIDPVEVRRRIGMVFQKPNPFPKSVFENIAFGPRVNGFKGDKTDLAELVEQSLRQSALWDEVKDKLQDSGLALSGGQQQRLCIARTLAVKPDVVLMDEPCSSLDPISTRRIEELIEELKHNYTIAIVTHNMQQAARVSDMTAFFNAEVDDEGERVGRLIEFDRTEAIFNHPVRAETREYVSGHFG; this is encoded by the coding sequence CTGATGCAATCTGCTTCACAAGCACCGACCGAAGTTAAAGACACAGCCGTATTAGAAGCCCAAAAAGTTGACGTTTACTATGGCGACTACCTGGCCGTGACAGATGTCAATATGTCGGTGCCCAAAAACCAGGTCACGGCTCTAATCGGTCCTTCGGGATGCGGCAAAAGTACGATGTTGCGCTGTTTTAACCGTATGAACGACTTGGTTCCCAGCGCCCGCGTCGAGGGTAAGGTGATTTATCACGGTCAAAACCTGTACGAAGAAGAGATCGATCCGGTGGAGGTGCGCCGCCGCATTGGCATGGTCTTCCAAAAGCCCAACCCCTTTCCAAAATCTGTGTTTGAGAATATTGCCTTCGGTCCTCGCGTGAATGGGTTTAAGGGGGACAAAACCGATCTGGCAGAGTTGGTGGAGCAATCGCTGCGTCAGTCAGCTTTGTGGGATGAGGTGAAAGATAAGCTGCAAGATAGCGGTCTAGCTCTGTCCGGCGGACAGCAGCAGCGCTTGTGCATTGCCCGCACGCTGGCGGTAAAGCCCGATGTGGTGCTAATGGACGAACCCTGTTCGTCCCTCGACCCCATTTCCACCCGTCGGATTGAGGAGTTAATCGAAGAACTGAAGCATAACTATACGATCGCCATCGTCACCCACAACATGCAGCAGGCCGCCCGCGTGTCGGACATGACGGCTTTCTTCAATGCCGAAGTCGATGATGAAGGCGAACGGGTCGGTCGCCTCATAGAGTTCGACCGCACAGAAGCAATCTTCAATCATCCCGTTCGAGCAGAAACTCGCGAATATGTGAGCGGCCACTTCGGCTAA
- the zds gene encoding 9,9'-di-cis-zeta-carotene desaturase, which translates to MHVAIVGAGLAGLNTAVNLVEAGHTVEIFENRPFVGGKVGSWIDKDGNHIEMGLHVFFGCYYNLFGLMAKVGALDHLLTKQHTHTFVNRGGELGALDFRFFARAPFNGLKAFFTTSQLSARDKLQNSIALGTSPIVRGLVDFNGAMQQVRELDRISFAAWFRSHGGSNGSLKRMWNPIAYALGFIDTENISARCMLTIFLFFATKTEASVLRMLEGSPAEFLHKPIVDYITSRGAKLHLRRGVSEILTAGTEDRQRVSGLKLADGDTVTADAYVCAAAIPGTHRLLPPHWRRWPQFDNIYKLEAVPVVTVQLRFDGWVTELRGEAKTAAEQASAIGLDNLLYTADADFSCFADLALTSPSSYYKEGEGSLLQLVLTPGDRFVPMKNEAIAQQVSQQVRDLFPSARNLNVTWFSVVKLAQSLYREGPGMDPYRPDQTTPVPNFFLAGSYTMQDYIDSMEGATISGNLAAQAILESALIAGKV; encoded by the coding sequence ATGCACGTCGCCATTGTTGGAGCTGGGCTGGCTGGTCTGAATACCGCCGTCAACCTAGTGGAAGCGGGCCACACCGTCGAAATTTTTGAGAATCGTCCGTTTGTGGGGGGCAAAGTTGGCAGTTGGATAGACAAAGATGGCAACCACATCGAAATGGGATTGCATGTCTTTTTCGGCTGCTACTACAACCTCTTTGGACTGATGGCCAAAGTGGGAGCCCTCGACCATCTCCTGACCAAACAACACACCCATACCTTTGTCAATCGCGGTGGCGAGCTGGGTGCCCTCGATTTTCGCTTCTTTGCCAGAGCCCCCTTCAATGGCTTAAAGGCGTTCTTTACCACCTCGCAGTTGTCGGCCAGAGACAAACTGCAAAACTCGATCGCCCTCGGCACCAGCCCGATTGTGCGCGGCTTGGTGGACTTTAACGGAGCTATGCAGCAGGTGCGCGAGCTCGATCGCATCAGCTTCGCCGCTTGGTTTCGCAGCCACGGCGGCTCCAACGGCAGCCTCAAACGCATGTGGAATCCGATCGCCTACGCCCTCGGCTTCATCGACACCGAGAATATCTCCGCCCGCTGCATGCTGACCATCTTCTTGTTCTTCGCCACTAAAACCGAGGCATCGGTGTTGCGCATGCTAGAAGGCTCTCCTGCCGAATTTCTCCACAAACCGATTGTGGACTACATTACATCGCGGGGGGCGAAACTCCATCTCCGTCGCGGCGTCAGCGAAATCTTGACGGCAGGAACTGAAGATCGGCAGAGGGTCTCGGGTCTGAAACTCGCTGACGGGGACACAGTCACTGCCGATGCCTATGTCTGCGCGGCGGCTATTCCCGGCACCCACCGCCTACTGCCCCCCCACTGGCGTCGCTGGCCTCAGTTCGACAATATTTACAAACTGGAGGCCGTGCCGGTGGTGACCGTCCAACTGCGATTTGACGGCTGGGTGACGGAATTGCGGGGGGAAGCGAAAACGGCAGCCGAGCAGGCGTCTGCCATCGGGCTGGATAACCTGCTTTACACCGCCGACGCCGATTTCTCCTGCTTTGCCGATCTCGCCCTCACCAGTCCGTCCTCTTATTACAAAGAGGGGGAAGGCTCGCTATTGCAATTGGTGCTCACCCCCGGCGATCGGTTTGTGCCCATGAAAAATGAGGCGATCGCCCAGCAGGTTAGCCAGCAGGTTCGAGATCTGTTTCCCTCGGCCCGCAATTTAAATGTGACCTGGTTCAGCGTGGTCAAGCTAGCCCAATCCCTTTACCGCGAGGGGCCGGGAATGGACCCCTATCGGCCCGACCAAACAACCCCCGTGCCCAATTTCTTCCTCGCCGGTAGCTACACCATGCAGGATTACATTGACAGCATGGAAGGGGCAACGATTTCAGGCAACTTAGCGGCGCAAGCAATCTTGGAGAGCGCGTTAATAGCCGGAAAAGTATAG
- the glnA gene encoding type I glutamate--ammonia ligase — translation MASPQDVMNLIQEHDVQIVDLKFIDLPGTWQHCSFYVDQIDTDTFAEGLAFDGSSIRGWKAINESDMLMVPDPNTAWLEPFTEVPTLSLTCSISEPRTGEPYERCPRSIAAKAIAYLSSTGIADTAYFGPEAEFFIFDDVRFDQTQNSAYHYVDSIEGRWNSGREEEDGNLGYKPRYKEGYFPVSPTDSYQDLRTEMLLTMGKLGVPIEKHHHEVATGGQAELGVKFADMISAADYLMIYKYVIKNVAKKHGKTVTFMPKPLFNDNGTGMHTHQSLWKGGQPLFFGDGYANLSQMALHYIGGILKHAPALLAFTNPTTNSYKRLVPGFEAPVNLAYSQGNRSASVRIPITGSNPKAKRLEFRCPDATSNPYLAFAAMLMAGLDGIKNQIDPGSPLDVDIYDLSPEELEKIPSTPGSLSEALENLKSDHAFMLEGGVFTEDFINNWIEYKLDNEVIPLSLRPHPYEFSLYYDV, via the coding sequence ATGGCATCACCCCAAGACGTAATGAACCTGATTCAGGAGCACGATGTCCAGATTGTCGATCTGAAATTTATCGACCTACCCGGCACCTGGCAGCATTGCTCTTTCTATGTCGATCAAATAGACACCGATACTTTCGCGGAAGGCTTGGCCTTTGACGGCTCCAGTATTCGCGGTTGGAAGGCCATTAACGAATCCGACATGTTGATGGTGCCCGACCCCAACACCGCTTGGCTCGAACCCTTCACCGAAGTTCCGACCCTCAGCCTCACCTGCAGCATTAGCGAGCCCCGCACTGGCGAGCCTTACGAGCGCTGCCCCCGCAGCATCGCCGCTAAAGCGATCGCCTATCTCAGTTCCACTGGTATTGCCGATACCGCCTACTTTGGCCCCGAAGCAGAATTCTTCATTTTTGACGACGTTCGGTTCGACCAAACCCAAAACAGTGCCTATCACTATGTGGATTCCATCGAAGGTCGCTGGAACTCCGGTCGCGAAGAAGAGGACGGCAACCTAGGCTACAAGCCCCGCTACAAAGAAGGCTATTTCCCCGTCTCCCCCACCGACTCCTACCAAGACCTTCGCACCGAAATGCTACTGACCATGGGCAAGCTAGGGGTGCCGATCGAAAAGCACCACCACGAAGTGGCCACAGGCGGTCAAGCGGAGTTGGGGGTCAAGTTTGCCGATATGATCTCCGCTGCAGACTACTTGATGATCTACAAGTACGTCATCAAGAATGTGGCTAAGAAGCACGGCAAGACGGTGACCTTCATGCCCAAGCCTTTGTTCAACGACAACGGCACCGGCATGCACACCCACCAGTCCCTCTGGAAAGGCGGCCAGCCCCTCTTCTTTGGTGACGGCTATGCCAACCTGAGCCAGATGGCCCTGCACTACATCGGCGGCATCCTCAAGCACGCTCCTGCCCTACTCGCCTTTACCAATCCCACCACCAATTCCTACAAGCGGTTGGTCCCCGGTTTTGAGGCGCCGGTTAACCTGGCCTACTCGCAGGGCAACCGCTCTGCTTCCGTGCGGATTCCGATTACTGGCTCCAATCCGAAGGCCAAGCGTCTGGAATTCCGCTGCCCCGACGCCACCAGCAACCCCTATCTGGCCTTTGCTGCCATGCTGATGGCTGGTTTGGACGGCATCAAGAACCAAATCGATCCCGGCAGCCCCTTGGATGTCGATATTTACGATCTATCCCCCGAAGAACTGGAAAAAATTCCCTCCACTCCCGGCTCCCTCTCGGAGGCGTTGGAGAACCTCAAAAGCGACCATGCCTTCATGTTGGAAGGCGGCGTCTTTACCGAGGACTTCATCAACAACTGGATCGAGTACAAGCTGGACAACGAGGTGATTCCCCTCAGCTTGCGCCCTCACCCCTACGAGTTCTCCCTCTACTACGACGTGTAA
- the panD gene encoding aspartate 1-decarboxylase, whose protein sequence is MRIFLKSKLHKAIVTEANLAYTGSITIDKALMEAADLAEYEKVLVVDNTNGNRLETYAIAGDRHSGVVCMNGAAAHLVRAGDEITIMSFHLQDKPTQPIKLLLDANNRIFKNLTQLELVR, encoded by the coding sequence ATGCGCATTTTCCTCAAATCCAAGCTTCACAAAGCAATAGTGACTGAAGCGAATTTGGCCTATACGGGCTCCATCACCATCGATAAAGCCTTGATGGAGGCTGCCGATTTAGCTGAGTACGAGAAGGTATTGGTGGTGGATAATACCAATGGCAATCGCTTGGAGACTTATGCGATCGCGGGCGATCGCCATTCTGGCGTCGTCTGTATGAACGGTGCTGCCGCCCATTTGGTTCGGGCAGGGGATGAAATCACCATCATGTCATTTCACCTCCAAGACAAGCCCACCCAGCCGATCAAGCTCTTGCTGGATGCCAACAATCGCATTTTTAAAAATCTAACTCAGTTAGAGTTGGTCCGATAG